Proteins from a genomic interval of Musa acuminata AAA Group cultivar baxijiao chromosome BXJ1-9, Cavendish_Baxijiao_AAA, whole genome shotgun sequence:
- the LOC135592843 gene encoding outer envelope protein 39, chloroplastic-like, translating into MLMGAQKSIHAGKAKIDFNVDLTQKLCVALLLPHIRQSTDPFSQVIARLSIKHPNLFGRNEKLEVLWNKGLDDSNILIAFRRPRPDWTSQQSFTIQYSVTPETAVHGLPVDHFSHSGSGSVNLCRFSAGVDFNEPSTSHWSSTTGIKFEHVHPINNDGHMISRDVDGFPITSSGNTYDNMVILKQEAQCAIASDDSFTRLNFQMEQGLPLLSKWLIFNRFKFVASKGFKLGPTFLVTSLKGGSIVGDMAPYQAFAIGGIDSVRGYGEGAVGSGRSCLVANSEFTIPVTKELEGAIFMDCGTDLGSSRHVPGNPALRQGKPGFGVGVGYGIRFSSHLGQLQVDYAMNAFRQKTVYFSINNVSS; encoded by the exons ATGCTGATGGGCGCTCAAAAGAGCATTCATGCCGGTAAAG CTAAGATAGACTTCAATGTGGACCTTACTCAGAAGCTGTGTGTTGCCCTCTTGTTGCCCCATATCAG GCAATCTACCGATCCCTTCTCGCAGGTTATTGCGAG ACTTTCCATCAAACACCCCAATCTCTTTGGAAGAAACGAAAAATTGGAGGTACTGTGGAACAAAGGCCTCGATGATTCAAACATTCTCATAGCATTCAGGCGCCCAAGGCCTGATTGGACGTCACAACAGTCGTTTACCATTCAG TATTCAGTGACTCCTGAGACTGCAGTGCATGGGTTGCCTGTTGATCATTTCTCTCACTCAGGGAGTGGGAGTGTCAATCTATGCCGCTTCTCAGCAGGTGTTGATTTCAATGAGCCTTCTACTTCCCACTGGAGCAGCACTACTGGCATCAAATTTGAG CATGTTCATCCAATCAATAATGATGGCCATATGATAAGCAGGGATGTTGATGGATTTCCCATAACTTCCAG TGGAAACACTTATGATAATATGGTCATTCTGAAGCAGGAAGCCCAATGTGCAATTGCTAGTGATGATAGTTTTACAAGA TTAAATTTTCAAATGGAACAAGGACTACCTCTTTTGTCAAAGTGGCTTATTTTCAATCGATTCAAATTTGTTGCTTCGAAGGGATTTAAATTGGGCCCCACTTTTTTGGTCACGAG CCTGAAAGGTGGTTCGATTGTAGGGGACATGGCACCATACCAAGCGTTTGCCATTGGTGGAATTGATAGCGTTCGAGGTTATGGTGAAGGCGCAGTTGGCTCTGGAAGATCATGTCTGGTTGCTAATAGTGAATTTACAATTCCTGTG ACAAAGGAACTGGAAGGAGCCATCTTCATGGACTGTGGAactgacttgggctcttctcggcATGTCCCTG GTAATCCTGCCCTTAGGCAAGGAAAGCCTGGGTTTGGAGTTGGTGTTGGATATGGTATTCGCTTCAGCTCGCATTTGGGTCAGCTTCAGGTTGACTATGCGATGAATGCCTTCCGACAGAAGACTGTTTACTTCAGCATCAACAATGTTAGCTCATGA
- the LOC103997541 gene encoding uncharacterized protein LOC103997541, with protein sequence MPRPPDIGWQYGTMIGGHRHHVKCNYCHRIMIGGITRFKKHLASKRGEIKGCEAVPKEVREIMAHHLATRKPRRPNKRRRKTAEGTLAAPASTNLGMESDASDPDMIDAGQEVLTFNEAEVHSQRTAEQQFEVGTRGFLDAFASIQYKDEQDFMPPRATDIGWVHGVMVNGDRQKIECKYCHKVILGGGISRLKQHLAGERGNIAPCDQVPEDVKTQMQQHLGFKGLENCSIQQTIEEYNGDAPNATSTSSMAASYKRREKDVNEGNSNKRKKADMLYIPQGLALPKPTMHLSFASQENTDQADTAVAKFMYEAGIPLTAANSLYFQRMADAIAAVGPGYKMPSYHSLKGKLLSRCTTELGEFSKELRKSWEVTGCTVMVDRLKDTAGRSIINFFVYCPKGTMFLRSVDVSHIETNLDDLVDLFESIIQDVGSRNIVHFLSDSAPWYKAAGKVLMDKYRTFFWSVCVNHCIELMLKGLCEMDEVNGTMTKAKKISQFLYNDAWLLDLLKRNTEGKDIIRPAMAQSVMDFLTLQNIFSFRGSLQQMFASNTWEESVLSKQKLGMDVKDIVFDLQFWHSCGKIIKVSEPLTRVLCIADSGEKPSMGFVFDAFEKAKRDILLAFDNQESDCLRYLEVINHVRDEFHSPLHSAACYLNPSIFYNSKFSITNIIQKGLLDCIETLEPDLTAQDNITKHKSFYEDALGDFSRPMALRGRETLHPATWWSMYASDYPDLQRFAVRILSQMCSMTAFKRSTFINDTVHSSKNRIEAATLNDLTFVHYNLHLQQRQPVATESKGFKNEEHDLISPDNYTAGDWIDDPGMLEMEGINLLDATPIAAIDNVGNSSDGNLVNNDLVTN encoded by the exons ATGCCTCGACCGCCGGATATAGGGTGGCAATATGGTACCATGATAGGGGGCCATAGACATCATGTCAAGTGTAACTATTGTCACAGGATCATGATTGGAGGCATTACACGTTTCAAGAAGCACTTGGCAAGCAAAAGAGGGGAGATTAAGGGTTGTGAGGCTGTTCCTAAAGAAGTAAGGGAGATAATGGCACATCACCTGGCCACAAGGAAACCAAGGAGACCAAACAAAAGAAGACGAAAGACAGCTGAGGGAACTTTAGCAGCACCAGCTTCTACTAATCTTGGCATGGAATCTGATGCATCTGATCCAGACATGATAGATGCTGGACAAGAAGTACTGACCTTTAATGAAGCAGAAGTTCATT CTCAAAGAACAGCTGAGCAACAATTTGAAGTTGGGACAAGGGGTTTCTTAGATGCTTTTGCAAGTATTCAATACAAGGATGAGCAA GATTTCATGCCTCCTAGAGCCACTGATATCGGATGGGTTCATGGTGTAATGGTCAATGGAGATCGACAAAAGATAGAATGCAAGTATTGCCACAAAGTAATCTTAGGTGGTGGAATTTCTCGTCTTAAACAACATTTAGCAGGAGAAAGAGGAAATATAGCACCATGTGACCAAGTACCTGAGGATGTCAAAACACAAATGCAACAACATCTGGGCTTCAAGGGTTTGGAAAATTGTTCTATCCAGCAGACTATAGAAGAATATAATGGTGATGCTCCTAATGCAACTTCAACTTCTTCAATGGCTGCTtcttataaaagaagagagaagGATGTCAATGAAGGGAAttccaacaaaagaaagaaagcggATATGTTATATATTCCGCAGGGCTTGGCACTACCCAAGCCTACAATGCACCTTTCTTTTGCTTCACAAGAGAACACAGACCAAGCTGATACTGCGGTCGCAAAATTCATGTATGAAGCTGGTATACCATTgactgcagcaaattcattgtATTTTCAGAGAATGGCTGATGCTATTGCTGCAGTAGGGCCTGGATACAAAATGCCTTCGTATCATTCCCTCAAAGGTAAACTATTAAGTCGATGTACCACTGAATTAGGAGAATTCAGTAAAGAACTTCGCAAGTCATGGGAAGTGACAGGCTGTACTGTCATGGTTGATAGGTTGAAGGATACAGCTGGTCGATCTATAATAAACTTTTTTGTCTATTGTCCAAAAGGAACTATGTTTCTCAGGTCAGTGGATGTATCTCACATTGAAACTAATTTGGATGATCTTGTTGATTTATTTGAGAGCATCATTCAAGATGTTGGCTCCAGGAACATTGTACATTTCTTATCTGATAGTGCACCCTGGTATAAAGCTGCAGGGAAGGTACTAATGGACAAGTACAGAACCTTTTTTTGGAGTGTGTGTGTGAATCATTGCATTGAATTAATGCTCAAAGGTTTGTGTGAAATGGATGAAGTGAATGGGACAATGACTAAGGCAAAGAAGATCTCTCAGTTCCTTTATAATGATGCATGGCTCCTTGATTTGCTGAAGAGGAATACTGAAGGAAAAGATATAATTCGACCTGCCATGGCACAATCTGTGATGGACTTTTTAACTTTACAGAATATTTTCTCTTTCAGAGGCTCTCTTCAGCAGATGTTTGCTTCTAATACTTGGGAGGAGTCAGTGTTATCTAAGCAGAAATTGGGAATGGATGTAAAGGACATTGTGTTTGATTTGCAATTCTGGCATTCATGTGGTAAAATAATAAAGGTCTCTGAACCACTTACAAGAGTTCTATGCATTGCAGATAGTGGAGAAAAACCTTCAATGGGATTTGTATTTGATGCATTTGAAAAGGCAAAGAGAGATATTCTTTTGGCATTTGATAACCAGGAATCTGATTGCTTGCGATATTTGGAAGTCATAAATCATGTACGGGATGAATTTCACAGCCCCCTGCATTCTGCCGCTTGTTATCTAAATCCGTCCATTTTTTATAATTCCAAATTTTCAATTACTAATATCATTCAAAAAGGCTTGCTGGATTGCATTGAGACTTTGGAGCCTGATCTGACAGCCCAAGATAATATTACAAAGCATAAATCTTTTTACGAAGATGCTCTTGGCGACTTTAGTCGACCAATGGCTTTAAGGGGAAGAGAAACCTTGCATCCAG CGACGTGGTGGTCTATGTATGCATCAGACTATCCAGATCTCCAGCGTTTCGCTGTTAGGATTCTGAGCCAGATGTGCAGCATGACTGCATTCAAGAGGAGCACCTTCATCAATGACACTGTCCATTCAAGTAAGAACAGAATTGAAGCCGCGACGTTGAATGATCTTACTTTTGTCCATTATAACCTGCATCTTCAACAAAG GCAACCGGTGGCAACCGAAAGCAAGGGCTTTAAGAACGAAGAACATGACCTGATAAGCCCAGACAACTATACTGCAGGAGACTGGATTGATGACCCTGGAATGCTCGAGATGGAAGGCATCAACTTGTTAGATGCTACTCCTATTGCTGCAATTGATAACGTCGGCAATTCAAGTGATGGCAATCTTGTTAACAATGATTTAGTCACAAATTAA